Sequence from the Actinomycetota bacterium genome:
AGGCCGGGTCCGGCGAAAGACAATAGGAGAGTCAACAGGTCAAGTACTATCGGCTCGGCGCGGCGGTGCGATCATTGGCCCGGCGCGGCGGTGCCAGCCGGCCGGTCAGTGGCCTTGCCCGTGCTTGAAGTGCTGCCGCGTTGGGGGCGGTCGAGGTAGATGACAAAAGCCACGATGATCGCCGCCAGGATCACAGCCACCAGCAGCGGCCTGACGCCAAGGATGTCCGGCAGGCTCTTGGGCCCGTAGTTGAGCGGGTCGACGAGAAGTGGCCGGATCCAGTCCCAGGTGAGCGCCAGGGTAAGTGCTCCCGCCAGTCCGCCAAGCACTGTAACCGCCGCGTCCACTTTTCCCTCTCCCATCGCGACCAGGGACGTCCCGGGGCAGTAGCCGCAGACGGCCCAGCCGACGCCGAAGACGACGCCGCCGGCGACGAGGCCCAGCAGGTAGAGCGGCGCGATGCCGATGTGCGCCGTTCCCAGGGCGTCGACGGTGTAGATGCCGACCGCGCCCACCCCGATCGCCAGGAAGAAGAACTTCATTATGGTCAGGTCCTTGAGCCTTAGCATGTTGACGATCAGCTCGTAGCTGGAGGCGCCGACACGCTGCAGGATGGCGCCGAAGGCGACGCCCGTGAGGAGGCCCAGGGCGATGGCGCGAAAGTCAGTGCCGCCGACGACGCCGGCCGTGTCGGTGGCCGCCTGAGCGATTATGAAATAGATGCCCATTACGCCTGCTTCCGGTAAAGGAGTTTGGCCGTGGCGATGCCGGAAGCAAAGATCGAGGCGCCGAAGACAAATCCGGCCACCGCCAGCTGCCCCACGCCGCTCAACACCAGGCCGCTGGTGCAGCCGCCGGCGATGCGCGCGCCGAAGAGCAGCAGGAAGCCGCCGGCGAAAGCGGCGGCAAAACGCTTCGGCTTGCTGTCGCCGAAGCGGCTCTTCCACAGGCGCGGCACCGACCTCGTGTTGATAGTGCCGGTGAGCAGCGCCGCCAGGAAGCCGCCGATGACCATGCCCGGCGCGATCATGAACAGCCAGTCGACCGTGCTGGGCATCCCGCTTAAGTAGGAATTGGTCGTGCTGACATCGGAGCCGAAAAGTCGCGTCATGAACGAGTCGGTGACTACGTAGTTACGCGATACGCCGAGGGCTCCATAAGTGGCGACGGCGAAGGTGTTCAGCAGCCCCAGCATGATGGCCCCGGCTACCCAGTTGAGGCGCTTCTTTGGCTGAACTAATAGTTCGTCGGGGCTCATTGTTACTCCGATCTACGTTTGGCCTTGCTTGCTGCAGAAGCTGCAGGAGCTTGGCGGAGGCTATCAGGCGATCTTGCGCCTGGATTCCTCTTCCGTTGCATCCAGGGCGTCGAAAACGGCTTCGATAAAGGCGGGAATGTCCCTGGGCATGCGTGAGGTAATGAGATTGCCGTCGATGATGACGGGTTTGTTCGAGAATCTGCCTCCCGCCTTTTTTACCTCGGCGGCGACGGTGAAGAAGCTGGTGGCGTTTCTGCCCTTGAGCAGGTCGGCCGAGGCCAGGACCTGCGGCCCGTGGCAGATGGCGGCCAGCGGTTTGTGCGCCTCGTCGATGCTGCGGGTGAAATCAAGGATCTTCTGGTTCTGCCTCAGATGGGACGGGGCTCTGCCGCCGGGGATGACCAGCGCTTCGAAGTCCTCAGGCTCGACTTCATCTATGGTCTTGTCCGCCTTGACCATGGTGCCGTGTTTGCCTGTGACCCCCTGCTTGTCAGCTTTGGTGAGGCCTATGAGGGTGACTTCGGCGCCCGCGTCTTTCAAGGCTTCGACAGGCTTGACGAGTTCCGGATCTTCGAAACCGGCGGCTATGAATACGGCGATTTTTTTGTTGGCGATGCTCATGCGTTCAGTCTCTTCCCCGAGTGTTCATATAAATATCATAGCCTCTGCGGGAGTTTTTAAACTGTGGAAGGTCCGGCTGCGGAGCGATGGATTCGCTACGCGATGAAAGATACATCCCCGAGGCAATGTAAATACATCCATAGGACGATTTTTATCCGCGAATGTTTTGTTAGTGTCCGGCTCTGATCAGTTCCCCTCTTTACTGGTCCGCGCCTCGGAAAGGCAGGTGGTATGAACCAGTCATTCCTGTGATGCGAATTTCAGGATCCTGAAGAAATACCCGCGAAAAGACATTTCCTGTGAAAAAGTGGAAGCTCGAGCTGAGGAAGCGAGGAACTGATGTTGAGGCTGATGATTTTCAGGGGCAAGGGAGCCTTCCTGGGGAGGGAAAAGACCGGCCTGGGTCGATTACTAAGGCTCAGGTATATCTTGATAGTTATAGGGGCGATTGCCATTGTTTGCTGGAACTTTACTTATGCTAAAACCGCCGCGGCTGAAGATCCAGGCCCGGCGGGCAACTGGGGGTGGTCGGTGACGGAAATAGCTGTGGCCAGAAGCTCCGGCGACCAGATAAGCCCGTCTCTCGATGGAAACACGGTGGTATATAACGATACGACCCTGCCACCGTACGGAGGCGTAATGAAAAAAGACCTTTTTGGGGGCGATCCCGGGCAGGTCGGAATAGCCTGGGGAATCACTGCCGGGCCCGACATGGATAGCGGCGCCATAGCCTGGCAGAACGGGAACCACGAAATATGCCGGCACGTCATAGCTGACGGCAGTGAGAAATGCGTAGTCACTAATGGCGTCTCCCAGCTATGGATGTCAGGGCAGCGGGTGATCGCGTCATATGACGGCGGCGCCAGCGGCATACGCCTGGTGGATTTCGGCACCGGCAGCTCGCGGCTCCTGGACAGCTCGAATTACTCGGGCTCGAGATACGGGCCGGACATCGAGGGTGACGGCGCCGTCTGGGTGCGAGAGCGCGGCTACGCCGGCCAGTATTACGAGCCGATCATCGTCCTGCACGACATTCCCAGCACTGTTACGACTTATCTGTCCAAGCCGGGCGGCGGCACGAATTCGACCGGCGCCGGCAAGTACGCGCGGCAGCATCCGTCGATGAGTGGCGGCAAGGTTGTATATCAACAGAAGCTGAACGAACTGAATACCACCTGGGATATTTACCAGACGGTTCCCGACACCTACGGGGTTGCGGTCGTCGAGTCCCCCGGAGACCA
This genomic interval carries:
- a CDS encoding YeeE/YedE family protein, which encodes MGIYFIIAQAATDTAGVVGGTDFRAIALGLLTGVAFGAILQRVGASSYELIVNMLRLKDLTIMKFFFLAIGVGAVGIYTVDALGTAHIGIAPLYLLGLVAGGVVFGVGWAVCGYCPGTSLVAMGEGKVDAAVTVLGGLAGALTLALTWDWIRPLLVDPLNYGPKSLPDILGVRPLLVAVILAAIIVAFVIYLDRPQRGSTSSTGKATDRPAGTAAPGQ
- a CDS encoding YeeE/YedE family protein, with translation MSPDELLVQPKKRLNWVAGAIMLGLLNTFAVATYGALGVSRNYVVTDSFMTRLFGSDVSTTNSYLSGMPSTVDWLFMIAPGMVIGGFLAALLTGTINTRSVPRLWKSRFGDSKPKRFAAAFAGGFLLLFGARIAGGCTSGLVLSGVGQLAVAGFVFGASIFASGIATAKLLYRKQA
- a CDS encoding type 1 glutamine amidotransferase: MSIANKKIAVFIAAGFEDPELVKPVEALKDAGAEVTLIGLTKADKQGVTGKHGTMVKADKTIDEVEPEDFEALVIPGGRAPSHLRQNQKILDFTRSIDEAHKPLAAICHGPQVLASADLLKGRNATSFFTVAAEVKKAGGRFSNKPVIIDGNLITSRMPRDIPAFIEAVFDALDATEEESRRKIA